In the Helianthus annuus cultivar XRQ/B chromosome 11, HanXRQr2.0-SUNRISE, whole genome shotgun sequence genome, one interval contains:
- the LOC110887816 gene encoding serine/threonine-protein phosphatase 7 long form homolog, whose product MNSKIEAAGEVFTYEHKAKELSYIFNIKVNPFINEKNSVKCYKPKMNFECHPGPMNASVLFLGNNHRAFEVFKNPTPYDNPLDVRRSDRTFWQHIKQNPVSGRVEALIHAAGFSGILQCGYKYLDHALITALVERWRPETHTFHLPFGETTVTLQDVNVLWGLPIDGLPISGADTGMSMYTVRDKCQTVLGFTPEEAFVKGKRVRSARVLAQITSSNFSENEASDEDCIFRARQIIFYLIGCTIFPNNANNLIDVKFLYFLVDLPACSGYSWGGAVLALLYKNLCNATAPNAIAITGPVVLLQVWAWERVRCFAPAVARFQYNAPLAAR is encoded by the coding sequence ATGAATTCGAAAATTGAGGCAGCTGGTGAAGTATTTACATATGAACATAAAGCAAAGGAGTTGAGCTACATTTTCAATATCAAAGTCAATCCTTTCATTAACGAAAAAAATTCAGTCAAGTGTTATAAGCCGAAGATGAATTTTGAATGTCATCCTGGTCCGATGAATGCATCGGTGTTGTTCTTGGGCAACAATCACCGTGCGTTTGAGGTGTTTAAAAATCCTACACCGTATGATAACCCATTAGATGTTAGACGATCAGATCGAACGTTCTGGCAACATATCAAACAAAATCCGGTTAGTGGAAGGGTAGAAGCTTTAATACATGCAGCAGGTTTCAGCGGGATACTGCAATGTGGGTACAAGTATCTTGACCACGCGTTAATAACTGCGTTGGTTGAGAGATGGAGGCCAGAAACTCACACGTTTCACCTTCCATTTGGAGAAACGACCGTGACATTACAGGATGTCAACGTGTTGTGGGGGCTACCGATAGATGGGTTGCCTATTTCTGGGGCTGACACTGGTATGTCGATGTATACTGTACGCGACAAGTGTCAAACGGTGTTGGGGTTTACCCCTGAAGAAGCTTTTGTGAAGGGCAAAAGGGTTAGGTCCGCCCGAGTTTTAGCACAAATAACGTCATCCAATTTTTCTGAAAATGAAGCATCAGATGAAGATTGCATTTTTCGTGCACgtcaaataatattttatttgataGGGTGCACAATCTTTCCTAATAATGCAAACAACCTgattgatgtcaaatttttatattttctggTAGACTTGCCCGCATGTTCGGGATATAGTTGGGGAGGTGCTGTGTTAGCTCTCCTTTACAAAAACCTTTGTAATGCTACAGCACCTAATGCTATAGCCATTACTGGCCCAGTTGTGCTTCTACAAGTGTGGGCTTGGGAGAGGGTTCGCTGTTTTGCTCCTGCTGTTGCCCGGTTCCAGTACAATGCCCCGTTAGCTGCTCGGTAG